A section of the Meles meles chromosome 8, mMelMel3.1 paternal haplotype, whole genome shotgun sequence genome encodes:
- the LOC123949838 gene encoding LOW QUALITY PROTEIN: lysine-specific demethylase 4D-like (The sequence of the model RefSeq protein was modified relative to this genomic sequence to represent the inferred CDS: deleted 1 base in 1 codon), whose amino-acid sequence MEAMKSKASCAQNPSCTIMIFHPTKEEFNDFDKYIAYMESQGAHRAGLAKVIPPKEWRARPAYDDISDILIATPLQQVVSGQAGVFTQYHKKKKATTVGEYRRLANSGKYQTPPHSGFEDLERKYWKTRLYDSPIYGADISGSLFDENTKEWNLGHLGTIQDLLEQECGVVIEGVNTPYLYFGMWKTTFAWHTEDMDLYSINYLHFGEPKTWYAVPPEHGQRLERLATELFPGSARACEAFLRHKVALISPTVLKDNGIPCSRITQEAGEFMVTFPYGYHSGFNHGFNCAEAINFATPRWIDYGKVASQCSCGEARVTFSMDAFVRILQPERYELWKRGQDRAAVDHTEPAAPGGPELSAWREVRGPGRGAWSLRHLPPRRAPRRGAASWSPRRRRRRRLALREASPRPLPAQSSSSAAQCGAVPARPSGEPGPTAPPPTTPCAPGPRPSPGRCGPGRRPWEQGAQGVQGPSLQARAKRRVLGGAGHTAQHSEAQPFPVDGGWVDKPAPLSPGLRQAAEASVSGCALVP is encoded by the exons ATGGAAGCTATGAAGTCTAAGGCTAGCTGTGCTCAGAACCCAAGCTGTACCATAATGATATTTCATCCAACCAAAGAAGAGTTTAAtgattttgataaatatattgcTTACATGGAATCCCAGGGTGCACACCGAGCAGGCCTCGCCAAGGTGATTCCACCCAAGGAATGGAGGGCCAGGCCGGCCTATGACGACATCAGTGACATCCTAATTGCAACTCCCCTCCAGCAGGTGGTCTCCGGGCAGGCAGGTGTGTTTACTCAAtaccataaaaagaagaaagccacGACAGTGGGTGAGTACCGCCGTCTGGCAAACAGCGGGAAGTATCAGACTCCACCACACTCAGGGTTTGAGGATTTGGAGCGAAAATACTGGAAGACGCGTCTCTACGATTCTCCCATCTATGGCGCTGACATCAGCGGCTCCTTGTTCGACGAAAACACCAAAGAGTGGAACCTGGGACACCTGGGAACCATCCAGGACCTGCTGGAGCAGGAGTGCGGCGTGGTGATCGAGGGCGTGAACACCCCCTACCTGTACTTCGGCATGTGGAAGACCACGTTCGCCTGGCACACGGAGGACATGGACCTCTACAGCATCAACTACCTGCACTTCGGGGAGCCCAAGACTTGGTACGCGGTGCCCCCGGAGCATGGCCAGCGCCTGGAACGCCTGGCCACGGAGCTCTTCCCGGGCAGCGCCCGCGCCTGCGAGGCCTTCCTGCGGCACAAGGTGGCTCTCATCTCGCCCACGGTGCTCAAGGACAACGGGATCCCGTGCAGTCGGATCACGCAGGAGGCGGGCGAGTTCATGGTGACCTTCCCCTATGGCTACCACTCTGGCTTCAACCACGGCTTCAACTGCGCGGAAGCCATCAACTTCGCCACCCCGCGCTGGATCGATTACGGCAAGGTGGCCTCCCAGTGCAGCTGCGGGGAGGCCAGGGTCACCTTTTCCATGGACGCCTTCGTGCGCATCCTGCAGCCCGAGCGCTATGAGCTGTGGAAGCGCGGGCAGGACCGGGCTGCTGTGGACCACACGGAGCCCGCGGCGCCCGGCGGTCCGGAGCTGAGCGCCTGGCGGGAGGTGCGCGGCCCCGGGAGAGGCGCGTGGAGCCTGCGGCACCTGCCACCGCGCCGGGCCCCGCGGCGGGGGGCTGCTAGCTGgagcccccgccgccgccgccgccgccgcctggctCTGCGCGAGGCCTCCCCGCGCCCCTTGCCCGCCCAGAGTTCTTCCTCTGCTGCCCAGTGCGGGGCTGTCCCCGCCCGCCCCTCCGGGGAGCCCGGCCCCACCGCGCCACCGCCCACCACTCCCTGTGCCCCAGGTCCCCGGCCCTCCCCTGGCAGGTGTGGTCCTGGTCGTCGTCCTTGGGAACAGGGGGCTCAGGGGGTTCAGGGGCCTAGCCTCCAAGCCCGGGCCAAGAGGCGTGTCTTG GGGGGAGCGGGGCACACAGCTCAGCACTCTGAGGCTCAGCCCTTTCCTGTGGATGGAGGCTGGGTGGACAAGCCCGCACCACTGAGCCCTGGGCTCAGGCAAGCTGCTGAGGCTTCCGTGTCTGGCTGTGCCCTGGTCCCCTAA